In the genome of Vicia villosa cultivar HV-30 ecotype Madison, WI linkage group LG7, Vvil1.0, whole genome shotgun sequence, one region contains:
- the LOC131619233 gene encoding LRR receptor-like serine/threonine-protein kinase EFR: protein MKSFSLLHLHLLFLLTLCLMCFSPNKIVAVILQNQTDYLALLKFKESISIDPYRTLESWNSSIHFGKWYGITCSPMHQRVIELNLDGSELHGSLSPYVGNLTFLKILYLRNNSFSGEIPQELGKLLQLQQLRLTNNSFAGQIPTNLTYCSNLEWLSLGKNNLIGKIPIEIGSLKKLRTLEVWKNNLTGRISSFIGNLSSLRGFSFTYNHIQGDIPQEICHLKNLSVLLLGGNKLSGMVPSYLYNISSLTMLSMPENSFHGSLPLNMFNTLPNLQHFAISGNEFSGSIATSIINASNIILFDISRNYFEGQVPSLGRLKNLSFLNLEDNNLGDNSTKDLEFLKSLTNCSMLNAFSMATNNFGGILPNSIGNLSTELKQLYLGVNMISGQIPAELGGLVGLTLLSMVGNKFEGNIPTTFGKFQNMQMLDLNGNKLSGDIPSSIGNLTQLYKLDLHLNMFEGNIPPSIGNCQKLQYLDLSQNKLRGTIPLEVFSHSSLTNLLDLSHNSLSGSLPREVGMLKNIGKLNVSKNHLASAYRRLKRGC, encoded by the coding sequence ATGAAGTCTTTTTCTCTTTTacaccttcatcttctttttctcttAACCTTATGTTTAATGTGCTTTAGTCCTAACAAAATTGTGGCAGTGATATTACAAAACCAAACCGATTATTTAGCATTGCTCAAATTCAAAGAATCAATATCCATTGATCCATATAGAACTCTTGAATCTTGGAATTCTTCCATCCACTTCGGCAAGTGGTATGGAATCACATGCAGCCCCATGCATCAAAGAGTTATTGAGTTGAACTTAGATGGATCTGAATTACATGGATCTTTATCTCCCTATGTTGGCAATCTCACTTTTCTGAAAATTCTCTACCTAAGAAAcaacagcttctctggagaaatTCCACAGGAGTTAGGTAAGTTGCTACAATTGCAGCAACTTCGTCTCACCAATAACTCATTTGCAGGTCAAATTCCTACAAACTTGACATATTGCTCCAATCTTGAATGGTTATCCTTAGGTAAGAACAATCTCATTGGTAAAATACCAATCGAAATTGGCTCTTTGAAAAAACTCAGAACATtagaagtttggaaaaacaactTAACCGGAAGAATCTCTTCATTTATAGGGAATCTCTCAAGCTTAAGGGGCTTTTCCTTTACTTATAACCACATACAAGGAGATATTCCACAAGAAATATGTCACCTTAAAAACTTGTCAGTTTTACTTTTGGGTGGGAACAAATTGTCTGGTATGGTTCCTTCTTATCTTTACAACATATCATCACTTACCATGCTTTCCATGCCAGAGAATAGCTTTCATGGATCTCTTCCACTAAACATGTTCAACACCCTCCCCAATCTCCAACATTTTGCTATTTCAGGAAATGAATTTTCCGGTTCAATTGCCACTTCCATAATAAATGCGTCTAacattatattgtttgatatcagTAGAAATTATTTTGAGGGACAAGTTCCAAGTTTAGGTAGGctaaaaaatttatcttttttgAATTTGGAAGACAACAATTTAGGTGACAATTCAACTAAGGATTTGGAGTTTTTAAAATCTTTGACAAACTGTAGCATGTTAAATGCGTTTTCTATGGCCACCAATAATTTTGGAGGCATTCTACCAAATTCTATAGGCAATTTATCCACTGAGCTTAAGCAACTATATCTTGGGGTTAATATGATATCAGGACAAATTCCTGCTGAGTTAGGAGGTTTAGTTGGCTTAACTCTCTTGAGCATGGTAGGTAACAAATTTGAAGGAAATATTCCAACAACTTTTGGGAAGTTCCAAAATATGCAGATGTTAGATTTGAACGGAAACAAGCTGTCAGGAGATATACCATCCTCTATAGGTAATCTTACTCAGTTGTATAAATTGGATTTACATCTTAATATGTTTGAAGGAAATATTCCTCCAAGCATAGGTAACTGTCAAAAGTTACAATATCTAGATCTTTCGCAGAATAAGCTTCGAGGAACCATCCCTTTAGAGGTTTTTAGTCATTCGTCTTTAACAAATTTATTGGACTTGTCACATAACTCTTTGAGTGGTAGCTTACCAAGAGAAGTGGGTATGTTAAAAAATATTGGTAAGCTAAATGTCTCTAAAAATCATTTAGCTTCTGCCTATCGCCGCTTGAAGCGGGgttgttga